A single Hippocampus zosterae strain Florida chromosome 17, ASM2543408v3, whole genome shotgun sequence DNA region contains:
- the stx1b gene encoding syntaxin-1B has product MKDRTAELRSAKDSDDDEEVVQVDRDHFMDEFFEQVEEIRGCIEKLSEDVEHVKKQHSAILAAPNPDEKTKQELEDLTADIKKTANKVRSKLKAIEQSIEQEEGLNRSSADLRIRKTQHSTLSRKFVEVMTEYNTTQSKYRDRCKDRIQRQLEITGRTTTNEELEDMLESGKLAIFTDDIKMDSQMTKQALNEIETRHTEIIKLENSIRELHDMFVDMAMLVESQGEMIDRIEYNVEHSVDYVERAVSDTKKAVKYQSQARKKKIMIIICCVILGVVLASTIGGTLGF; this is encoded by the exons GCTAAGgacagtgatgatgatgaagaggtgGTGCAGGTGGATCGAGACCACTTCATGGACGAGTTCTTTGAGCAG gtGGAGGAGATACGCGGCTGCATCGAGAAGTTGTCCGAGGATGTGGAGCATGTGAAGAAGCAGCACAGCGCCATCTTGGCAGCGCCCAACCCTGACGAAA AGACCAAACAGGAGTTGGAGGATCTGACGGCCGACATCAAGAAGACCGCCAATAAAGTTCGTTCAAAATTAAAAG CAATCGAGCAGAGCATCGAGCAGGAAGAAGGTCTCAACAGATCCTCGGCGGACCTCAGGATCCGTAAGACGCAG CACTCGACACTCTCCCGCAAGTTTGTGGAGGTGATGACCGAGTACAACACCACGCAGTCCAAATATCGAGACCGCTGCAAGGACCGCATCCAGAGGCAGCTGGAGATCA ccGGAAGAACCACGACCAACGAGGAGCTGGAAGACATGTTGGAGAGTGGCAAGCTGGCCATCTTCACCGATGAT ATCAAGATGGATTCCCAGATGACCAAACAGGCCCTGAACGAGATTGAGACCCGGCACACCGAGATCATCAAGTTGGAGAACAGCATCCGGGAGCTTCATGACATGTTTGTGGACATGGCCATGCTGGTGGAGAGTCAG GGCGAGATGATCGACAGAATCGAATACAACGTGGAGCACTCCGTCGACTACGTGGAGCGAGCCGTCTCCGACACCAAGAAGGCCGTCAAGTATCAGAGCCAAGCTCGCAAG AAAAAGATCATGATAATCATCTGCTGCGTAATCCTGGGCGTGGTCCTGGCGTCCACCATCGGCGGGACTTTGGGCTTCTGA